ATTTTTAGGAAAACCTACCACATTacagatatattttttgttgtgtacatcataaaatatgaagagtCTCTTTGCTCCTCCTTGTAAATGTCACATACAACCACTGTGGAACACTAGGTACAGTCTAATACATTGCAGCAGCGCCCTCTTGTGTTTAAGGCACAGAAAATCAGTCACCACATCTTTACCGTATATGACTGACTGATGATTCTACAGACAGACAAGCTACATGTCAATATATTGTGTTACGATTAAGAAACTTGGGAAATAGGTTTCTTAATTTGGGAAAAACTTCTAAactgtgcatttatttatttatttaaagcttCTCATATTCTTAAGAAGAAGTGTTGATCCCACACTTGGGATGGAAACTGAGCAAACAAGCAGGggaaaatgtgcatgtgtgtgataaAACTACTTTTCTGTCTAATAAATGTTTCTATGTTCAAATGTAAATTGTAGAGTAGCAGCCGGAGTCTTCAGCTTCTCTCCTGAATCATGTTCCGGTTTCAGTTCGGGAAGCAGACATCCTCTCTACGTTTAAGAGtcggcttaaaaccttcctttctGATAAAAATTAGAGTTAGAGCTGGTTCAGGTCTGTCTTGGACCTtctcttagttatgctgctgtAGACCTTGATTGTCGGGGGCATACGACACATGGAgattctctttcctcctcttcatcacattaacGTCCCTTCAATACAATCTTCCTCTGAGTCCTTGGGCTTTATTGTTACAGATCCAGGATCGCGGCTGCAGCCCCATTgggatcgtggtggcagctgatcgaggattatgattacaactagataTGCTTAGATATAAAATCTGCCTATTACTACCATTACTGCTATCACTACAactttcttttgtataaataatttaaacattgatacacctctccattttCCACCTGTCTTTTCTAATGAAAGGTGTaaacattgttattttgttgacgtgCTCTGTTACACGCGGCATCTATTACTCTTCTATCTGTCCTGGGAGATGAATCCCTCACATGGTTTTTCTTGCAGTTTGTCAAGGCCTCTGAGACAAATTGtggtttgtgaatatgggctactaaaataaaaatcgattgaaatgtgtctgtgtttaggCACCTGACTGTTGAACTGTCCAAATAATTCCTCTGCTGGGCCAGAATCTTCTGCCATGTCAAATGTGGAGAGGGCAGCATCCATGTAGGCCTGCACATCGGCagctggagagaagagaggaaacagtGAGTGCCACCtgtggtgaaggagagaggagcatTTCACAGCAGGTACAAGagtttttttacatgtgaagTATTGGTAACTTTCGGTTCTAAACtgtttgaaaatataatttactcTGATTGTTTAGATGTGATCAGTCATTGTTGTACGTAACAGCTTTTCTGCATAACCCTGATATATTGATCACTGAGGGTAAAGAGCATCTCAAGCTCGTCCTGTTTCACTACAAAGAAATCAGGACTTTCACTTTCTCATAACCAACATAGCCAAATGTTAATAACCTAAAAAGTGGCTTTATGTTGCCGTAAAGCTCTATAACCCAGGACGACAGGAGTATAAAACCTCATCTAGCAAAGATTTAGTGAACTGATGAAGACAGAATGATTAAGTGTATCTGAAAGTGTACCAGATGTTCTGTGCTCCATCTGGGATATCCACCGTTCCCACATGTCCAGATTGTCTGTTGTCATTTCCATGATCTCTAGGCTTGTATTGACCAGCTCTGGCTTTATATTACGCTCTGTGCGCCTCCACACTCGGGACAGACTCGCCCTGGCCACCAGGGACATGAGCCGGGGGGGAAGCTCCAGGAGGCGGCCTGCAGGTTTGAACACAACGATATTCTTCCAAGGTCAGTACAGAGAAAGACAGTGTTCATGTTTTTCCTTTATACAATATCAACATTAAAATTAGCTGCATCAGAAAAGTTGCTTTGTTAAACTACCAACGAACGATATTTCTACAAAAGTCAAACTGGTTGACTCATGTCCACCCATGAGAGTCTGTGTGACCAGAAGTAACATCGCCGTAACATTGCAAATTCCCCCTTTGTGAGACGAACAAAGGATTATCTTAATTATCTTAATTAAGCTCCTCCCTGCTGGTTATCTGGCCCCTCCCACATAACACCAGTCACTTCTCTGCAATCAAAAGACACCTGAACCTCAATCTGGAAAAATATAAGGAAAGAAACCAAAGAATTAAACAAGAATGAGGCACGGACACGTGATACATTAAAAATATTCTTTACTTCTCATTCACATTCCACACATGTATCTATTGGAAATTAGCATAGGCCTTCGCAAACAATCGCTCCTGGCAACATAATGTGCAAGTTCTTTTCTTCTTATCACTCTGCCGGCGGCACCGTTGCCAGCACTGCCGGCGCTGCCACCGGCGCCGCTTCTGCCACCGCCACTGCCGCCGCAGCTGCGGCCgtcgtcgtcttcttcttcttcttcctcttcctcttcctcttcttgccTGGTGTACTGTCAGTTTGTCCGCAGGGCATCATGTCTGCTGCAGGTGTCTGTTCGTCCTCTGACTGGGGATCTTCAGGtgtcgtcgtcgtcgtcatcgtcttcttcttcttgcctGGTGTACCGTCAGTTTGTCCGCAGGGCATCACGTCTGCTGCAGGTGTCTGTTCGTCCTCTGACTGGGGATCTTCAGGTGTCGTCGTCgttgtcttcctcttcttgccTGGTGTACTGTCAATTTGTCCGCAGGGCATCACGTCTGCTGCAGGTGTCTGTTCGTCCTCTGACTGGGGATCTTCAGGTGTCGTCGTCgttgtcttcctcttcttgccTGGTGTACTGTCAGTTTGTCCGCAGGGCATCACGTCTGCTGCAGGTGTCTGTTCGTCCTCTGACTGGGGATCTTCAGGTTTCTCCTCGCAGGCATGTGGACTGTGTGTAGTTGTCGCCTCAGGGCCGCTGTGACAGagcagcaaaacacaaactTACTAAACGACTCTACAGCCTCTGAGTGACGTGGCCGTCAAGATAAACATGTCCATATCAGTcgataaaaaatatacatattataattatcatgataaatgtaaaattatttcttttaagtttgaAGATTGATTTTTGCTCTAAGTGAAGGTTGGGGTTTTAAAGaattacaaacacaacaaaacgtTTTATGAATCTGAGGTCGATCAATTATGggttatacctcctcactgtgcttacacaatgcataagcattaCATATTAGACTTTTTTAGGAATCAtacaccaaaaataaataactaggTTGCAAAATAATTATCCATGTAAATTAAATTACTGATTACCCTCAGAAATACAAACCCCAGAGCATTTGTAACATTATATAGGAAGGATTTTACATGATACCTCAGTATTTACCTGATCTGAACAGCTTCCTGCTTCTTATTTGCCACCTCACTGTGTTTCTCCAGCATCGCCACGAAAAAGCCTTGTGTGCGGGTCGTGGCGATGCTGGCGCGCAGACACTGAGTAAATGGCTCCAGGCCTCGTTCAGGCCACTGAGCCAGAAGAGGAACCAACCTGGAggaaaaaccacacacacaaaagcattCAAGCTATAGTGATGTTCCATATTCCAAGCTCTTACTGGTCTTCAGTGAAACACAGAAGTGAATAAACTAAATGTGCAAAGAACAAAACAACTACAGTATGTTGACCGACGCTGCTCTGGGAAACCAGCATTCTGGCAGTGGGTGACTGGCTGGCAGATTTGATAAAAGTACTAAATAACTGGCCAACATACAATATCTCCTgactttcctttcttttcaaCAACAATGAGAGACTTAAACAGAGATGTTCTGACAGCATTTGTCCCTGTCCAATTCCTGGACTTTGCATATAGTGACATATTGTGTAATGATCAGATACCAACGCATTCAAATATGttatataaaactatataaCATATTTAACAGCTGAATACTACTAACCCTGTATTAAGTGATAATTGCTGTTATTGTTGTCTgacctggctcaggttaaacccttttgaaaaaaaatacaaacagaatgATGCCAGACAACATTTATTATCTAGTTTATCTTGTcaaaaaatgttcacatcaagGGACCAAATAGTGAAGCTCTGACTGAGTGTTTCTCTAACGCAGGGTGGACAGGCCCCTGACATGTCATACTGAAATACTCTCTAGACAACAAACTCAATACAAGTGGAGGGAATGATGCCAAGTCACATGACCTAGACAGCAAATATCGATGAGTAAATGGTCAAAACTGAACAGCGGTATGACTATTTTCATTTGGATTGGGTGTTGCTACCTGAAGCCGGGGTTCTGCTGCAGACAGGCTCCGATGACGTCCTCATTCTCCTGGCTGTGGACGGAGCAGGTGGAGTAGACCAGGCGCTTCACGCGGGGGAACCTGAGAGCGTGGTTCAGGCACCGCAGCTGGAAAGAGGCCAAGGAGGCCAGACGAGCCTGATCCTTCTCCTTGTCGGCAGAGGTGCTGTCCCGGAGGCACACCATACCTGCAGATTATATCATCATTAATATTTCTATCTTAAcacaatatgtatttttgttgtagctgttaatatgaaaatacagaaacatgactacacattgttttttaaagtcgtCATGAGGCTATTAATGGATGGAACCAATGGACTAACCTCTAACAATTGTATTTCATGAGTTTATTATGTGTTATTATGTGACGTTAAATCATCTTTAGAGTAACTTGTTAATATATCTGTCAAGTATAGTCAAGCAAAGATCACAATATTTCCctgtgaaatgtatttgagaaccccaaaaaaaaatgtacGCTAGTAAAATTCATGTACTTCCAACttttacttagttactttcaaCCACTGGCAATAACATGGAAGCAGGTTTGGTGGTGGCGCTCTGCTCCTGCGATGCCCCAGAACAAACGGTTTAAAGCTCCACAGAGACCTGACTCCGACCCAGTCTGGAATGATTCAggattttatatattaaatttatCTAAAGTGCTCATGTGCTCAAGATAGTTTGTGATCATGTCTCTCATGTAACTGTGGTCACAGGTTTTTCGAAAACCCTTTTAAGACAAAAGGATCAAACCAAGAGCGATGTCCAGAACCAAATGTCCAgagcattcaggcgaggggtggcgtcTGGTTAGAgcgagcaggaggcaggacatgacgtatgaatgctgctgcagaaagaccagtgtttttgtttagagcACATCAACACCTGCATCTTGATTTATCACCAAAAGCCCCTGAATCTTATTGTCTGTATGGCCCCTTTTCTATCCTGACATGTTCATATTCATCCAGTTTCGCGTCCGTTACGCGTTAGAAAAGTCATCAACTCGCTCTCGCTtgtgaattttccagacattttcctgctgtattctcccATGAGCTCACACGGACATTCTCTGGTCTGAGAGCAGATTTAGGATGTCAAAGACCTGTGAAGACAGGTGATCAGAAACCTGGGTCATGTACACACGGGGATAACAGATTACTGTACCTGATCCACTGCAGGAGGGATCCAGCAGGATGTACTCCACATCTTTATACTGCGCCCCGTCAGAGTCCACCTTCAGGAAGTCCTGGTGTGCCAGCTGATGACAGGTGACCCCGGCTCGGAGCAGGAGAGTCGACATGGTGGCCAGTCGTTTGGCGTCCATATCAAAAGCAAACAGCTTGCCTTTGTTCTTCATGATGGCGGCCAGGTGGCTGGTCTTGTTGCCGGGGGCAGCACAGGCATCTATGACATGGCAGCCAGGTGGAGGGTTGAGGAGATAGGCGGGGAGGCAGCTGGCTTTGTCCTGCAGGATGATGTGCCCGCCCTTGTACAGGAAGTGGTCATGGAAGTCAGTTTTAGGAGCGAGGACCAGCAGCTCTGGCAGGTGCATGTCCCTCACAAAGTGATTCTCCTTCAGGGTGAGGTCCTCCAGCCTGGAGGCGTTTCCCTGGAAGGTGAAGCCATCCCTCTTCAGGTAGACCCCAACATCCTCCACGGTGGTCTTCAGGGTGTTCACACGCACATACCTGGGCAGGCTCTCCCCGGCGGCCTTCTGGACACCGGCCGGGAGCAGGTCTTCATTCCGGCTGACCTTCTGCTTCACCTTCATGCGGGCCAGCGCCGCCTGCAGCCTGGAGCGgtgcttcatcatcatcaccttccaGGAGCCTCCGCACTTCAGGCCCTGTCCGATCAGCAGGTCGTACACCA
The sequence above is drawn from the Hippoglossus hippoglossus isolate fHipHip1 chromosome 7, fHipHip1.pri, whole genome shotgun sequence genome and encodes:
- the nsun5 gene encoding probable 28S rRNA (cytosine-C(5))-methyltransferase encodes the protein MALYVKAADILEKAERKQGALKTLVYDSKFSNIKQLFALVCETQKFSSVLLELIESTKLLKQTRLRPHLALVLVYDLLIGQGLKCGGSWKVMMMKHRSRLQAALARMKVKQKVSRNEDLLPAGVQKAAGESLPRYVRVNTLKTTVEDVGVYLKRDGFTFQGNASRLEDLTLKENHFVRDMHLPELLVLAPKTDFHDHFLYKGGHIILQDKASCLPAYLLNPPPGCHVIDACAAPGNKTSHLAAIMKNKGKLFAFDMDAKRLATMSTLLLRAGVTCHQLAHQDFLKVDSDGAQYKDVEYILLDPSCSGSGMVCLRDSTSADKEKDQARLASLASFQLRCLNHALRFPRVKRLVYSTCSVHSQENEDVIGACLQQNPGFRLVPLLAQWPERGLEPFTQCLRASIATTRTQGFFVAMLEKHSEVANKKQEAVQISGPEATTTHSPHACEEKPEDPQSEDEQTPAADVMPCGQTDSTPGKKRKSKKKKTMTTTTTPEDPQSEDEQTPAADMMPCGQTDSTPGKKRKRKRKKKKKTTTAAAAAAVAVAEAAPVAAPAVLATVPPAE